One Alosa alosa isolate M-15738 ecotype Scorff River chromosome 22, AALO_Geno_1.1, whole genome shotgun sequence DNA segment encodes these proteins:
- the rhot2 gene encoding mitochondrial Rho GTPase 2 isoform X1: protein MKRDVRILLLGEPKVGKTSLIMTLVGEEFPEQVPLRAEEITIPADVTPEKVPTHIVDYSETEQTDEVLREEIVKANVVCVVYDVTQEETIDKIRTKWIPLVNGGAEKGKKVPIILVGNKSDLRSGSSMETILPIMNQFSEIETCVECSAKNLKNISELFYYAQKAVLHPTAPLYDPEDKQLKALCVRALSRIFSISDQDNDRLLSDTELNTFQKSCFGNPLAPQALEDVKTVVWKNTSDGVLDNGLTLNGFLFLNTLFIQRGRHETTWTILRRFGYDDTLELTDDYLYPQLRVQLGCSTELNHLGHQFLQKVFDKYDEDRDCALSPAELKNLFSVFPYMPWGNEAYSSVKTNDNNYVPLQGFLCQWMLWAYVDVQRCMEYLGYLGYPILTEQDSQTTAITVSREKALDLEKGQTQRSVFLCKVIGPRGTGKTNFLQAFLGRNLTRADVSSAAVSPYAINSVQVNNQEKHLILFEVDVETEFLKAADAGCDVACLMYDTTDPQSFSYCASIYKQHYMDSGVPCVLVSSKVDEAEVAQQYGMTPAEFCYKHRLPPPMPFTRLHPDTRIYSKITWAAMYPHLNGSEMSSTSFWLRVALGTAMVTVLGFALYRALNRSK from the exons ATGAAACGCGATGTTAGGATACTCCTTCTGGGAGAAc CCAAGGTGGGGAAGACTTCTCTCATCATGACCCTGGTGGGGGAGGAGTTTCCTGAACAG GTGCCCTTACGTGCGGAGGAGATCACTATACCTGCAGACGTCACACCTGAGAAGGTGCCCACTCACATAGTGGATTACTCAG AGACTGAACAGACTGACGAGGTACTGAGAGAAGAGATTGTTAAG gccaacgttgtgtgtgtggtgtatgatGTTACGCAAGAGGAAACCATTGACAAG ATCAGAACCAAATGGATTCCACTGGTGAACGGGGGAGcagaaaaagggaaaaa AGTTCCCATAATCCTCGTGGGGAACAAGTCTGACCTGCGCTCGGGCAGCTCCATGGAAACCATCCTGCCAATCATGAATCAGTTCTCAGAGATAGAGACGTGCGTGGAG tgctcTGCAAAGAACCTGAAGAACATCTCCGAGCTGTTCTACTACGCCCAGAAAGCTGTTCTGCACCCAACCGCTCCACTCTATGATCCAGAGgacaaacag cTGAAGGCGCTGTGTGTTCGCGCCCTGAGTCGGATTTTCAGCATCTCGGATCAGGACAACGACCGGCTCCTGAGTGACACAGAACTCAACACCTTCCAG aaatcaTGCTTTGGGAATCCTCTAGCTCCTCAGGCACTTGAGGACGTGAAAACAGTCGTCTGGAAAAACACCAGCGATGGGGTTTTGGACAACGGCCTCACACTCAATG GCTTCCTGTTCCTAAACACACTCTTCATCCAGAGAGGCCGCCACGAGACCACCTGGACCATCCTGCGTCGCTTTGGCTACGATGACACACTCGAGCTTACAGACGACTACCTCTAcccaca ACTGAGAGTGCAACTAGGCTGCTCTACAGAGCTCAATCACCTGGGCCACCAGTTCCTGCAGAAGGTCTTCGACAAGTATGATGAg GACAGGGACTGTGCCCTCTCTCCGGCCGAGCTGAAGAATCTCTTTAGTGTCTTTCCCTACATGCCCTGGGGCAACGAGGCCTACTCGTCAGTCAAGACCAATGACAACAACTACGTCCCACTACAGGGCTTCCTCTGCCAGTGGAT GCTGTGGGCCTATGTGGATGTCCAGCGGTGTATGGAGTATCTGGGTTACCTTGGTTACCCCATTCTCACAGAGCAGGACTCCCAGACTACAGCAATCACAG TGAGCAGAGAGAAGGCCCTGGACCTGGAGAAAGGGCAGACGCAGCGTTCGGTGTTCCTCTGTAAGGTGATTGGTCCACGGGGGACAGGAAAGACCAACTTCCTGCAGGCCTTCCTTGGCCGGAATCTCACG AGAGCAGACGTCTCCTCAGCTGCCGTCTCTCCCTACGCCATCAACTCTGTTCAGGTTAACAATCAGGAGAAACACCTCATT ctGTTTGAGGTGGACGTTGAGACGGAGTTCCTGAAAGCAGCGGATGCGGGCTGTGATGTTGCTTGCCTTATGTATGACACCACAGATCCTCAGTCCTTCAGCTACTGTGCCAGCATCTACAAG CAGCACTACATGGACAGCGGTGTGCCGTGCGTGCTGGTCAGCAGTAAAGTGGACGAGGCGGAGGTGGCACAGCAGTACGGCATGACGCCGGCTGAGTTCTGCTACAAGCACCGCCTGCCCCCACCCATGCCCTTCACCCGGCTGCACCCGGACACACGCATCTACTCCAAGATCACCTGGGCCGCCATGTACCC gcaCCTGAACGGTTCGGAGATGAGCAGCACCTCCTTCTGGTTGCGGGTGGCACTGGGCACTGCCATGGTTACCGTGCTCGGGTTCGCCCTCTACAGAGCCCTGAACCGCTCCAAATAA
- the rhot2 gene encoding mitochondrial Rho GTPase 2 isoform X2 produces the protein MKRDVRILLLGEPKVGKTSLIMTLVGEEFPEQVPLRAEEITIPADVTPEKVPTHIVDYSETEQTDEVLREEIVKANVVCVVYDVTQEETIDKIRTKWIPLVNGGAEKGKKVPIILVGNKSDLRSGSSMETILPIMNQFSEIETCVECSAKNLKNISELFYYAQKAVLHPTAPLYDPEDKQLKALCVRALSRIFSISDQDNDRLLSDTELNTFQKSCFGNPLAPQALEDVKTVVWKNTSDGVLDNGLTLNGFLFLNTLFIQRGRHETTWTILRRFGYDDTLELTDDYLYPQLRVQLGCSTELNHLGHQFLQKVFDKYDEDRDCALSPAELKNLFSVFPYMPWGNEAYSSVKTNDNNYVPLQGFLCQWMLWAYVDVQRCMEYLGYLGYPILTEQDSQTTAITVSREKALDLEKGQTQRSVFLCKVIGPRGTGKTNFLQAFLGRNLTRADVSSAAVSPYAINSVQVNNQEKHLILFEVDVETEFLKAADAGCDVACLMYDTTDPQSFSYCASIYKHYMDSGVPCVLVSSKVDEAEVAQQYGMTPAEFCYKHRLPPPMPFTRLHPDTRIYSKITWAAMYPHLNGSEMSSTSFWLRVALGTAMVTVLGFALYRALNRSK, from the exons ATGAAACGCGATGTTAGGATACTCCTTCTGGGAGAAc CCAAGGTGGGGAAGACTTCTCTCATCATGACCCTGGTGGGGGAGGAGTTTCCTGAACAG GTGCCCTTACGTGCGGAGGAGATCACTATACCTGCAGACGTCACACCTGAGAAGGTGCCCACTCACATAGTGGATTACTCAG AGACTGAACAGACTGACGAGGTACTGAGAGAAGAGATTGTTAAG gccaacgttgtgtgtgtggtgtatgatGTTACGCAAGAGGAAACCATTGACAAG ATCAGAACCAAATGGATTCCACTGGTGAACGGGGGAGcagaaaaagggaaaaa AGTTCCCATAATCCTCGTGGGGAACAAGTCTGACCTGCGCTCGGGCAGCTCCATGGAAACCATCCTGCCAATCATGAATCAGTTCTCAGAGATAGAGACGTGCGTGGAG tgctcTGCAAAGAACCTGAAGAACATCTCCGAGCTGTTCTACTACGCCCAGAAAGCTGTTCTGCACCCAACCGCTCCACTCTATGATCCAGAGgacaaacag cTGAAGGCGCTGTGTGTTCGCGCCCTGAGTCGGATTTTCAGCATCTCGGATCAGGACAACGACCGGCTCCTGAGTGACACAGAACTCAACACCTTCCAG aaatcaTGCTTTGGGAATCCTCTAGCTCCTCAGGCACTTGAGGACGTGAAAACAGTCGTCTGGAAAAACACCAGCGATGGGGTTTTGGACAACGGCCTCACACTCAATG GCTTCCTGTTCCTAAACACACTCTTCATCCAGAGAGGCCGCCACGAGACCACCTGGACCATCCTGCGTCGCTTTGGCTACGATGACACACTCGAGCTTACAGACGACTACCTCTAcccaca ACTGAGAGTGCAACTAGGCTGCTCTACAGAGCTCAATCACCTGGGCCACCAGTTCCTGCAGAAGGTCTTCGACAAGTATGATGAg GACAGGGACTGTGCCCTCTCTCCGGCCGAGCTGAAGAATCTCTTTAGTGTCTTTCCCTACATGCCCTGGGGCAACGAGGCCTACTCGTCAGTCAAGACCAATGACAACAACTACGTCCCACTACAGGGCTTCCTCTGCCAGTGGAT GCTGTGGGCCTATGTGGATGTCCAGCGGTGTATGGAGTATCTGGGTTACCTTGGTTACCCCATTCTCACAGAGCAGGACTCCCAGACTACAGCAATCACAG TGAGCAGAGAGAAGGCCCTGGACCTGGAGAAAGGGCAGACGCAGCGTTCGGTGTTCCTCTGTAAGGTGATTGGTCCACGGGGGACAGGAAAGACCAACTTCCTGCAGGCCTTCCTTGGCCGGAATCTCACG AGAGCAGACGTCTCCTCAGCTGCCGTCTCTCCCTACGCCATCAACTCTGTTCAGGTTAACAATCAGGAGAAACACCTCATT ctGTTTGAGGTGGACGTTGAGACGGAGTTCCTGAAAGCAGCGGATGCGGGCTGTGATGTTGCTTGCCTTATGTATGACACCACAGATCCTCAGTCCTTCAGCTACTGTGCCAGCATCTACAAG CACTACATGGACAGCGGTGTGCCGTGCGTGCTGGTCAGCAGTAAAGTGGACGAGGCGGAGGTGGCACAGCAGTACGGCATGACGCCGGCTGAGTTCTGCTACAAGCACCGCCTGCCCCCACCCATGCCCTTCACCCGGCTGCACCCGGACACACGCATCTACTCCAAGATCACCTGGGCCGCCATGTACCC gcaCCTGAACGGTTCGGAGATGAGCAGCACCTCCTTCTGGTTGCGGGTGGCACTGGGCACTGCCATGGTTACCGTGCTCGGGTTCGCCCTCTACAGAGCCCTGAACCGCTCCAAATAA